The following is a genomic window from Crossiella equi.
CCGGTGTGGCGTCCGGTGTGCCAGGAGAGCACCAGCACGGTGTCCCCGGAGGTGTACTGCACGGCGGCGGTGTCGGCGTCGGTGTGCGGCCGGTGCACCACGCTGGTGTGCACCAGGTCCCGGATCTTCTTGTACTTCGCGATGTGCCCGGCCGCCTCGGCGCGCTGCTCCGGGCTCCACCGCTTGAGGTCGGCACCGATGCCCAGCACACCCGCCATCGCCACCACGAACCGGAACTTCAGCGAACGCGGGCGCGGGTCGAAGACCCCGGGCGTGTCGGTGACCCAGGAGCTGAGCAGGTGCGGGGCGTGCGCGAGCAGGAAGCCGTCCTGGATGGCCAGGCGGTCCAGCGGGCCGGTGTTGTCACTGGGCCACAGCACGTCCGTGCGGGCGATGGTGGCCAGGTCGGTGCGCCCGCCGCCGCCCGCGCAGCCCTCCACGGTGACCTCGGGGTGGGTGGCGCGGAGGTGGTCGAGCAGGCGGTGGTAGTTGGCCACGTGCTGGGCGTCCAGGTCGCCGTCCCGGCCGCCGCGTTCGGTGGGCGGGCGGTTCATGTCCCACTTGAGGTAGCTGATCGGGTGCGTGGTCAGCAGCTCGTCGAGGGTGGCGCGCAGGTACTCGCAGACGTCCTCGCGGCCCAGGTCCAGCAGCAGCTGGTTGCGCACGAGCGTGAGCGGGCGGCCGTCGACGTGGTAGACCCAGTCCGGGTGCTCGGCGTAGAGCTTGGACTTCGGGCTGACCGACTCGGGTTCGACCCACAGGCCGAAGTCCAGGCCCAGCTCGCGGACCTGTCGTACGAAGTCGGCGAAGCCGTGCTCGAAGGCGGTTTCGTCGGGGGTCCAGTCGCCCAGGCCGCCGGTGTCGTCGTGGCGGCCGGTGAACCAGCCGTCGTCGACCACGAACAGCTCCACGCCGAGGTCCGCCGCGATCTTGGCGAGTTCGAGCTGGCCGCGGCCGTCGACGTCGAAACCCGTGGCCTCCCAGGAGTTGTAGAGCACGCGCTGGGTGCGGTCGCGGGAGAGGCTGCGGTCGTAGGCGTGCCAGACGCGGGCCAGGCCGTCCAAGCCCTCCGCGCTGTGCGCCAGGGCCAGGGCCGGGGTGGCCAGGCGGGCGCCCGGTTCGAGCACCACCGGGCCCGGGTGGGGCAGGCGGCCCGCGCGGACCCGGGTCCAGCCCGCCGGCTCGACGTCGACATCCAGCTCCCAGGAACCGGACCAGGCCAGCTGCACGCCCCAGGCCTGACCGTCGGGCTCCTCGGCGTCCTGCACGGCCAGCCACGGCACGGCCGCGTGGCCGGGCACGCCGAAGCGGCTGCCCAGCCCGAAGCGGCCTGCCTGGAGGACCAGCTCCTGGCGGGTGAACTCCTGGCACCACTGGCCGGTGAGATAGGTCAGGCGGGCGCCCGCGGGTCCGGTCGGGAGGCAGACCCCTGCCGAGCCCAGTCTGGTCAGGCTCAGCCGTACTCCGCCCTGGTTGGCCAGTTCCACCCAGCGCAACAGGACGTCCTGGCCGGGCACGGGCTGGTAGCACAGCACCGCGCGCAGGCCGGTGACCTCGTCGGCGAAGGCCAGCCGGAGGGTGTCCGCAGTGGACTCCTCCCCCGCGAAACTCCACCAGCTGTCGCCGTCCAGCTCCAGGTCGGCGCCGCTGAACGGGCGCAGCCCGCACGGGGCGTACTCCACCGGGGCCGCGTCGGCCTCGGTCATGAAGTGCACCTCGCCCGCGTTGGCCAGCGGGGACGGGCCGTGCTCGACGCCGTGCGGGCCCCAGGAGCGCAGCTCCGCCCAGCGCCGGTCGGGCGAGAGGCCAACCGTGTACGAGGTGGTGGCCAGTCGCAGGGTCCACTCGCTCATTTCACCGCGCCAATCGCCAGTCCGGAGATGAAGTGCTTCTGGAACTTGAGGAACACCGCGACCGTGGGCACCGCCGCGATCACCGATCCGGCCGCGATCACGTTCCAGGTGGAGACGTACTGGCCCTGCAAGGCCAGCAGCGCGGGGGTGACCGGCATGGTGACGCCGGAGCGGAGGACCGTGATCGCCCACAGCAGGTCGTTGAACACCCAGGTGAAGGCCAGCGCGGACAGGGCGGCCAGTGCCGGGCGGGCCAGCGGCAGGATCACCGAGACGAAGATGCGGACCGGCCCGGCGCCGTCGATCACCGCGGCCTGCTGGATCTCGTCCGGGATCGAGCGCAGGAAGCCTTGCAGCACGAAGGTGTAGAAGCCCAGGCCGAAGCCGACCTGCACGATGACCAGCGCGGTCAGCGTGTCGTAGAGGCCGAGCACCTCGGTCAGCTTGCTCACCGGGACGAGGAGGATCTGCGGGGGCAGCAGGTTGCCCGCGAGCATCACCAGCAGGATCGTGCGCCGGAACGGGATCTGGTAGCGGCTGAGCGCGAACGCGGCCGCGGCGGCCAGGGCCAGCGATACCAGCACCGTGGGAATCGTGACGAGGAGGCTGTTCAGCATGGCCTGCGCCTGGCCGCCCTCGTTCCAGGCCTGGCCGAAGGTCTCCAGGGTGAAGGAGCGCGGCAGGCCGCCCAGGCCGTTGGCGGCCACGTCCTGGAAGGTGCGGACACTGGTCAGCAGCACCAGGCCGATGGGCAGCAGCCACAGCACGGACAGCGTGCCCGCGCCCGCGTGGAAGGCGACCGTGCGCAGGCGCCTCATGAGGCGTCCTCGCGCAGCACGCGCACCAGGTAGGTCACGATCACTCCGAAGGCGAGCAGGAAGATCACCACGGCCAGCGCGGAGGCGTAGCCGAGGCGGAGGGTCTGGAAGGCCGTGCTGTACATGTAGGTGCTCAGCAGCTCCGAGGAGTGGTACGGGCCGCCCTTGGTCATCGACCACACCACGTCGAAGGAGCGCAGCGAGTCGATCACGATCACCGACAGGATCACCGAGTTGACCGACCGCAGCTGCGGCCAGGTCACGTGCCGGAACCGCTGCCAGGGGCTCGCGCCGTCCAGCTGGGCCGCCTCGTACAGCGCCGGGTCGATGCCCTTGAGCCCGGCCAGGTACAGCACCATCACGTAGCCGAGCTGGCGCCACAGCGCGGGCAGCAGGATCGCGTACAGCGCGGTGTCCGGGTCGGCCAGCCAGGCCCGCTGCCAGTCACCGAGGCCGACGAGGTCCAGCGAGGAGTTGACCAGGCCGTCCGGCTGGTAGAGGCCCTGCCAGATGAGCGAGGTCGCCACCAGCGAGAACACCACCGGGGTGAACATCGCGGCGCGGTAGAAGCCGATGCCGCGCCGTTCCTGCTGCAACAGCAGGGCCAGGCCGAGGCCGCCCGCCGCGCTGACACCGCCGAAGAGCACCAGCCAGATCGCGGTGTTGGCGAAGGCGGTGCCGAAGGTCGGGTCGGACAGCAGCTCGGTGTAGTTGCCGAACCCGGCCCAGGTGGGCGGTGACACCCCGTCCCAGTGGGTCAGGGACAGGTAGAAGCCTTGCAGCGCGGGCCAGAACACCCAGAACGCCTCGACGGCGAAGGGCAGCAGCACGAACCACAGCAGGACCGGCGGGAAGCGCTGCTTGCGGCGCTTGGCCTTGGGCGCGGCCGGGGCCCGGTGCTCCGGCGGGGCGGCGAGCACGGTCATCTCAGGAGGCCCAGACCTTCGCCGCGGCGGCCTGCCACTCGGTCAGGATCGAGCCGATCTCGTGGGGCCGCTGGATGAACCGGATGAGCGCGTTGTCCGCGGTGGGCTGGAGCGCGTCGGAGGAGTCGCGGTTGAAGAACTGCGTGATCTCCTTGGCCTCCCGCAACATCGCGCGGCCCTTGGCCACCAGCGGGGTACCGCTGTCCTTGGCCGAGGGGTGCGTGGGCAGGATGGTGCCGGAGGAGTTGCGGATGTAGAGCTCCTGGGCGGGCGCGGTGGCCGCGTACTTCAGGAACTCCTTGACCTGGTCCTGGCGCGGGGTGCGGGAGCTGGCGAAGAAGCCGTCGGTCGGGCCCTCCTCGGCCACCGGCACGGCCGGGTCCAGGATCGGGAACTGGAAGAAGTCGATGTCGTCCAGGGCGTCCTTGGGCGCGGAGTCGGCGAAGAAGGTGCCGATGAGCATCATGCCGGTGCGGCCCTGCAACAGCGAGGTCGTGGCGTCCTGGAAGGAGATCGCGGTGCCGCGCGGGTCGAAGTGCGGCAGCACGGTCTTCCACGTGTCGAAGACCTTGACCACACGCTGGTCGTCGAAGCGGTGCCTGCCCGCCAGCAGCTCGCGGTGGAACGGGGCGCCGTTGATGCGGATGTTGAGGTAGTCGAACCAGGCCGAGGACGTCCACTGCGTACCGCCGCCCGCACCGAGCCCGATCGGCTCGACCCCCTTGCCGCGCAAGGTCTCGCACAGCGCCTGGAACTCGCTCCAGGTGTTGGGCGGCGTGACGCCCCACTTGGCGAAGTTGCTCTTCCGGTAGAAGCAGCCCCACCAGTAGTAGGAGGTGGGTACGAACACGAGCTTGCCGGTGCCGTCGTCGGAGAGCGTGCGGAAGGACGGCGCGTACTCGCCCATGGTCTGCCACACGTCGCCGACGTCGAGCAGCAGGCCCTTGCGCGAGTAGCCGGTGAGGATGGAGCCCGGGTACCAGGTGTAGGTGTCGGGCGGGGTGGCCGAGGTCAGGTAGCTGGGCAGCTGGGTGCGGAAGGTCTCCGAGGCCACGGTGTTGACGGTGGCGCTGCCCTTCCGGGTCTCGCCGAAGCCCTTGGCCAGCGCCTCGATCGCGGTCTTGGCGGCGGAGGCGGACAGGTTGGACTGGATGGTCACCGCGCCGCCGGTCTGCGCGACGGGCCCGCCCGAGGACGCCGAGGTCGCACACCCGCCGAGCACCGCGGCACCCCCGAGGGCACCCACGCCGAGCAGGAAGTTCCGTCGACTGAACTCGTTCATCACTGCACCTCTGGAGGGGACGACGGTGGCCGGGCTCACACCCTCGCACCCGCCCTCGCAGGCGGTCAAGATTAATTCGTAATTTACGAGTAGAAACGCGCCGGACCGCCCGCACCTCGATACGCTTCCCCCATGAGCACGCACCGCCCGCGGGGACTGCACGGCCAGACGGTCGAACTGCTGGCCGAACGCATCCTGTCCAACGAGCTGGCCGAGGGCGCGACCCTGGACCTCCCGGCGCTGCGCGCGGAACTGGACGTGAGCCTGACCGCCCTGCGCGAGGCCCTGAAGGTCCTCACCGCCAAGGGCATGATCGACGCGCGCCAGAAGCGGGGCACCTTCGTCCAGCCCCGCAGCTCCTGGAACATGCTGGACGCGGACGTGATGCGCTGGCACACCACCACGACCACGGCCAGCACCGACCTGTTCGACTCCCTCACCGAGGTCCGCGCGGTGGTCGAACCCGCCGCCGCCCGCATGGCCGCGGCCCGGGCCACCGACGAGGAGGTCGGGGCCCTGGCCGCCGCACTGCACCGCATGGCCGGGGCGCGCAGCACCGACGAGGTCGTCGCGGCCGACCTGGAGTTCCACCGGGTGCTGTTGTCCGCCACCCACAACGACTTCCTGGTCCAGATCGAACGCGTCATCGCGATCGGCCTGGCCGCCCGGGACCGGCTCGTGCACGGCGCCCACCCGGCCGATGACCCGGTGCCCAGCCACGAGGCGGTGTACGCGGCGATCGCGGCCCGCGACGAGGTGGCGGCGGAGGCCGCGATGCGGGCCCTGGTGGACAAGTCCAGCGAGGACCTGCAACGGGTGCGCCCCGGGAAGTGAGGCCGGTCAGCCTCCCGGGCAGGTCCGCTGGTACGGCAGGCCCGGCAGGTGCTGGCGCCACCGCTGCTCGTCCAGCGGGTCCGCGGTGCGGCAGATGCGCTCGACCGCGCGCGGCACGGACAGGTCCAGCACCCGCACGGTGTTCGTGCCGTCGCCCGCCAGCAGCCGGTCGCCGGGCAGGAAGGCCAGCACCGACCCGGCCCCGCCGGAGATCGGGACGCCCTCCCCCACCGCGGCGGGGCGGTTCGGCCCGGTCAGCCGCCACTGGCGTACCGAGTGGTCGGCGCCCGCGGTCACCAGGTGCCTGCCGTCCGGGGACCACCGCACGGCGGTGACCGCCTTGGTGTGCCCGGTCAGCGGTTCCGGACGCCGCACGGGTGCGCTCAGGTCGTGCACGTCCCACAGCCAGATGCGGGGTTCCTCGCTGGTCTCGGCCAGCACGGTGCCGTCCGGGCTGAAGGCCATCGCGCCCGCGATGCCCTCGACCCGGGCCGTGCCCTTGCGGCGCGGGTACCTCGGGTCGCTGACGTCCCACAGGATGACCGCGCTGTCGGTGCCCATGCTGGCGATCACCTTGCCGTCCGGGCGGAACACCAGCACGCCCACCTCGCCCTCGTGCCCGGCGAGGCTGCCCAGTGGTTTCGGCTGCTCGGGATCGCTGATGTCCCACAGGCGGGTGGAGAAGTCGTCCTCGCCGACCGCCAGGACCCGGCCGTCCGGGCTCAGCGCGAGCGCGGAGGTGAAAGAGGTGCCGAGCACCTTCTCGAACTTGACCACCGGGTGCTCGGGGTCGGCGACGTCGACCAGGCGCAGCACCGAGGTGTTGGTGAGCACCACGAGCAGCCTGCCGTCGGGGGTGAACCGGGTCTGCGTCGGGCACTGCGTGCACAGCGAGCGGTGCGCCGGGGCGGGCAGCTCGGTCATCTGCCGGGGCACCTCGGCGGACCCGGTGCGCCACAACCGAACCACGTTGCCCCGGTCGGCCAGCGCCACCAGACCGCCGTCCGGGCGCACCGACACCGAGTCCACGCGCTGATGGTGGCCCAGCAGCAGGGCGCTGGGCAGGTCCCACAGGCGGATGCGGCCGTCGTTGGCGACGGTGGCCAGCACCGTGCCGTCCGGGCTGAGCGCGGCGGCGTAGACGGTGCTGCCGCTGCCGGACAGGGGCGGGCCGATGCGGGTGACCGAGGCCGGGGCGGTGCTGTTCCACAGCAGTGCGGCACCGTCCCCGCCCGCGGTGACCAGCACGTCGCCCCGGGCGTTGAAGCCCGCGTACCAGACATCGCCCCGGTGCCCGGCCAGCGGCAGGCCGACCGCGGCGCCGGTCGTGACCTCCCACAGCCGCACCACGCCCTCCCGGCCACCGGTGACCAGAACCTGGCCGCCGGGGTGGAAGGCCAGGACCAGCACGCTGCCCGATCCGGTGTCCACCGTGCGCGGGGCCCGGTTCGGCTGCGCCAGGTCCCACAGGTGCACCGCGCCGCGCTCCCCGGCCGCGGCCAGCGTGCGCCCGTCCTGGCTGAAGGCCACCGCGAAGGCCTGCTGCCGCGCACCGACCGTCCACTCCCGCTCCTGGACCGGCCGCTGGGGGTCGGTGAGGTCCCACAGGCGCACGGTGCCGTCGCTGTGCGCGGTGGCGAGCTTCCGGCCGCCGGGGTGGAAGTGGGTTTCGTAGACGTGGGTGTCCTTGGGTCCGGGCAGGTCCGGCAGCCGCTCCGGCTTTCGGGGGTCGCGCACGTTCCACAGCAGCGCCCGGCCGTGCTGGCCGACGGCGACCAGCAGCGAGCTGTCCGCGTTGAGCCGCAATGACAGCAGCCAGCCCTGGCCGCCGGTGAGCGGGGCGCCCATCGGCTCCAGGTGCTGCCGGTCGCGCACCTGCCACAGCCGGACCGTGCCGTCGTCGCCGGTGGTGGCGATCCAGGAGCCATCCTTGCCGTAGGCGACCTGGTAGGCGCGGCCCGGGTGGGCGGCGGTGGTGGTGGCCAGGGGGCGGGTGCCGGTGCCGAGCAGGCGGGTGTGCACGGCCTCGTCGTCGGGGCGCAGGCGGTGCGCGGCCAGCAGGAGCCGCGCGGACAGCGTCGGGTCGGCCTCGGCCAGGCGGTCGGCCTCGGCCACCACGTGCCGGTAGGTGGCGTCGTCGCGCTGCCGGGCCGCACTGGCCCACTGACCGCCCGCGACCAGCGCGGCCAGGCCCGCGATCAGGCCGAACACCAGGACCGCGGCGACGAGCTGCTGCTGCCTGCGCTGGCGCCGCCTGCCCCGGGTGGTCTCCTCCTCGCGGTCGCGCCGGGAGGCGGCCAGGAACTCGCGTTCGCGCGTGGTCGGGCGGGCCGTCTCGCCGTCGGACCAGTCCAGCGCGCGGTCCAGGCGGCTTCCCCGGTACAGGGCGGCCGGGTCGCGATGCAGGGACTCCCAGGTCGCGGCGGCCTCGGTGAGCTGGCGGTGCACGCGCAAGCCCTCACGGTCGGCGGAGAGCCAGTCATGCAGCCGGGGCCAGGCGTGCAGCAGCACCTCGTGGCTGATCTCCAGGGTGTCCCCGTCGGCGGTGACCAGCCGCGCGGCGGTCAGGGCCTCGACGACGTGCGCGGCGGCCGGGGAGCTGTCCAGCTCGGCGCGGTGCACGCGGCGGCGGGTGTCCTCGGTGCCCTCGCCGAGCGCGGTCAGGCGCAGGAACAGGTCGCGGGCGATCTCCTGTCCGGCCTCGTCCAGCCCGGCGTACACGGTCTCGGCGGTGCGGGCCAGGGCGTGCGCGATGCCGCCCGCCTCCTGGTAGCCGCGCAGGGTCAGGACGTTGCCACGGCGGCGGTACCAGGTCTCCAGCAGGGCGTGCGAGAGCAGCGGCAGGGCACCGGGACGGCCCGCGGCCTCGGCCATCAGCACCGCCAGCAGCGCGGACTCCAGGCGGTGGCCGGTCTCCAGGGCCGGGCGGGTGACGGCCTCACGCAGCTCGTCGGCGGTCATCGGGCCGAGCAGGACCTGGGCGTCCTGGAGGGCGTTGGCCAGCTCGGGGTGGGCGGCGCAGTGGGTGAGGAAGTCGGTCCGCACGCCCAGCAGCACGCGCACGCGGCTGGTCTCGGCCCGCACCGCGTGCAGCAGCAGGGCGAGGAAGGCCTCCCGCTCGGCCGGGTCGGCGCAGAGGGTGAACACCTCCTCGAACTGGTCGACCACCACGAGCAGCTCGCCGTCCCGGCCGTCGAGCAGCTGCCGGGCGAGCAGGTGCAGGCCGTCCGGGCCCTCGGCCAGCCCCGCGCGGAAGGTCGGCGCGGACCCGCCGGTCACGGCGGCCAGGCGCACCGCGCACTCCTCCACCGGCCGCTGCCCGGGCGTCATCAGCAGCACGGGGCCCTGGTCCCCGCGCGCCGGGAGCAGGCCCGCGCGCAGCACCGAGGACTTGCCCGCACCGGAGGCGCCGAACAGCGCGAGGAATCGCTGGCCGTCCATTCTCCGCGCCAGGGTGCGAACGATTTCCTCGCGTCCGAAGAATCTCACCGAGTCCTCGGACTGGAACGCGGCCAATCCAACATAAGGCGCCTTACCAGATCGGTCTGGCTCGCGGTGGCCGCTTTCCGGAACTGGGCACAAATCCGCCGAGACCTGCCGCCAGCGCGCTTCCCACGGCTCGGTGTCCCCGCCGCACGCGCGCACGTAGGCCAGCGTGGCGGCCAGGCTGGGCAGGCGTTTCCCCCCGGCCGCGTCGGCCAGCGTGGTGGGCGAGTAGTGGCTGCGCCGGGCCAGCTCGCGGTAGGGCGGACTGCCCGCCTGGACACGTAGTCGGCGCAGGTCACGGGCGAAACAGGTGAGCGGCTCGGTGTTGTCGGGCAGCGGTTGTTCCGCGCGCGGCATACGTCCCCCAGAAATCCCCTCGTTGTCCGGAGCGTGTTGTACGGCTCCCACTGCCGTGACCCTGGACAACCCTCCGGGCATTACACCTGACCTCGTCGCACCGCAGTAGCGGGATGCGAGAAATCCGAACCGAGGGGAAGCACGTTGAAGAAGACCTTGCTCGCCGTCGTGGGCGCAGCCGCCGTCGTCCTGTCCGGGGGCGCCACCGCCGTGGCCGCACCGTCCGCCGCGGCGGCCCCGGTGAACACCGCCTCGATCGCGGCCTGGGAGTGCACCCCGGGTTACGTGTGCTTCTACGAAGGCGCGAACGGCACCGGCAAGCGCTGCCAGTTCTCGCAGAACCAGACGCGGGCGAACGAGCTGTGCAGCTGGGGCCTGGTGAACCCGAAGTCGATCTCCAACCGCTCGACGAAGAAGGTCACCTACTACCACGAGCACAACTACGGCCGGAGGATCGGCAGCACCACCGCGGGCAACAGTGGCAACCTGGCGGGCAACTACACCGTCCGCTCGCTGCACTTCTGATCCAGCTCTCCCAGCCGGGCCGGGCCGCTTTGGGGGCGGCCCGGCCCGGCCGTCGCGGCGTTGTCCGGCGTCGGCTTCGAGGCCGTGCTGGTCCGCCCGGACGGAGTGGTCGCCTGGGCCGGTGCGCCCGAGTCGGTCGAGCAGGCCCTCACCCGCTGGTTCGGGTCCGGGGAGCAGGCGTGACGAGCACAGTCCGGCCCGCCGCCACGGCGCGCGTCTGTTCCCCGGGCTGGCAACGGCCTGGTGGGACCTGATGAGCGGGCTTCAAACTCCTGGATACCGAGTATGACCTGTGCCGCACAACGGACTGAATCGGTACACCTGGCCGATAACGTTGGGGCCGTGTCCTTTTCCCGACATGCCCAGACCCTGTTGTACGAGTCCTTCCGGCACGCGCAGGGCGACCAGCCGAACCAGGTGCACTTCATGTTCGGCTACGCCCTGCTCCTGCGCGATGCCAAGGTGCCCTTCGACCTGTCCGTCCGGGACTCCCTGCTCGACCGCGTGCGCAACCGGCAGCTCCCCCAGGGGCACCTGGCCATGCCGAACGCCGACCAGGTGCGGGCGCAGTTCGAGTTCTGGTGGCGCACCATGTTCGACGTGTTCCGGGCCGTCCAGGACGACGACCTGGCGCTGCTGCCGTCGGTGCGGGAGCTGCGGGAGCGCATGGCGCACGTCGGCGGCGAGGCCGACATGTCCAGCTTCACCGGCGAGGAGATGGGCCGCCTGGCCGCCACGCTCGCCGAGTACCGGGCGCGCACCGAGAAGCGGCTCAGCGCCTACGACGTCATCGGCGGGCGGTTCCTGCCCGGGATGATCCGCGTGGAGCACAACTTCCAGGGCGTCGGCGCGCGGTGGACCTACCGGCCGCGCGAGGACGGCGGCGACCCGCACGAGTCCCGCATGCTCAGCTACTACCGGCGGCTGGCCGGGCGCGAGCAGCTCGACCTCCCCGGGCAGGTCTACGCGATCGCGGCCCGGCGGTTGGACTGGCTGGCCGAGCATGAGCCCGCGCACCCCGTGCACCTCGCCTACCGCGACTTGGTAAACGCTTACAACGCCAACCACCCGGAGGCCCCCGTCACCCGCCTGCACCTGGTGCCCGGCGAGACCGTCTCAGCGGAGAGGATGAGATCCCAACGCAGTCTCACCGGCGGCCGCTAGGTACCGGCGCGGCGGCAGGATGGCCTGGCAGTCAACCGGACCAGGGGGATCCGCCGTGCACGACACCTTCGACCGACCGTCCCGCCGCACCGAGGGCGCCCGGGTGGTGGACATCGGCAGGTACGGGGCCGACCGGGAGGGCGGCGGCGACCCGGTGGCCAACACCGCGCTGGCGCAGCGGGCCCTGGACGACCTCACCGACAACAGCGTGCTGCTCATCCCGGCCGGGGTCTACCTGCTCGCGCCCGGTCCGGGGACCGCGGCCGGGGAGCCCGTCCTGGAGCTGCCCCGGCTGCGCAACCTCATCGTGCGCGGTGACGGCCCGGCCTCGGTGCTGCGGGTGGCGGGCCGGACCGACGCCGGGCCGCGCCTGTACGGCACCGTGCTCGGGTTCAAGGCAGGGCCGCGGGTACCGGACCTGGTGTACTTCACCGAGTTCACCGTGGACCACAACTGCACCGAGAACCCGCTGCCGGTCAAGCACGGCGGCAGCTTCGTGCTGGGCAGCACGATCTCCACCTACGCCCGGGTGCCCGTGTTCGGGCGCGTCACCGTCCGGGACGTCATCGTGCACCGCAGCGATGCCCGGGTGTCCCTGTACTTCCCGGGCGGCAGCGCCACCGACGGGCACGTGACCGTCCAGGACTGCACTTGGAGCGAGGCCAGCCACCGCACCGGCGAGGCCCTGGACGACCAGTCCTTCGTCAACGCCACCTGCGCCTCGCTGACCGTGCGGCACAACCGGTTCCACGGCGTGTCCTGGGCGAGGGCGCCACGCACCGCGATCGAGACGCACGCCAGCAACACCCTGGTGCAGGGCAACCTGGTCGAGCGGTTCCAGATCGGGGTCAACCTCACCGGCAACACCCGGCACGGCGGCACCACGTTCCGGCACCTGTGCCAGGACAACCTGATCGAGGCCTCCCGCGACGGCATCCTGATCTGGTCGCACCGGTACGCCGACGGCGCGGCCACGATCGGGTTCGAGGACCTGGTGGTCTCCGGCAACCACGTCACCCTGCACCCGGGGCGCTACACCAGCCCGCCCTTCGACGGGAAAGGCCTGCGCGGCATCGGCGTGTTCGCGGTGAAGTCCGAGCCGACCGCGCCGAGCACCGGCTTCCGCAACCTGCTCATCGCGGACAACACCATCCGCTACCCGCTGGAGTCCGCCGCCCCGGACTACATCCGGCTCACCGACCTCAACCGCAAGGCGGGCGCGATCTCCTTCGCCTTCAGCGACACCACCGCCGACGACGACACCTACGAGAACGTGCGGATCACCGGCAACGTCGTGCACGACTGCGCGTTCTCCGGGCTGTTCGTCGAGGGCGGCTCGTGGCGCGGGCTCCAGGTGGACGGCAACACCTTCGTCGACTGCGCCCACTCCGCCTCGGGCAAACGCGTCCCCGAGCACAGCAACGTGGTGGTGTGGCTGAAGGTGCGGCTGCTCGGCGACTGCGTGGTCACCGGCAACACAGCGCACACCACCACGCGCCCGGCGGGCGAGCGCACCTGGACCACGGCCTACCTGCACGCCGAGCACACCGGCCCGGACCGCCACCGCTTCCTGGTCTCGGCCAACACCTTCGCCCTGGAACCAGCGATCCGGCACACCCCCCGGCTGGCGGCCTACGTGGAGTTCGCGGGCGCGGGCACGCTGTGGACGCTGGACGGCGCGGTGCCGCGCGCGGGCATCCCGATCACCACGAACGCCCCGGGTGGCATCGGGTCGCGGGTACGGGTGGACCAGTCGGAGGTGCTGGCCACGCGGACCGCGACCGGCTGGCAGCAGCAGGGTTTCGGCACGCGGGCCCCGGCCGGGGCGGGGTTCGCGGC
Proteins encoded in this region:
- a CDS encoding peptidase inhibitor family I36 protein, producing MKKTLLAVVGAAAVVLSGGATAVAAPSAAAAPVNTASIAAWECTPGYVCFYEGANGTGKRCQFSQNQTRANELCSWGLVNPKSISNRSTKKVTYYHEHNYGRRIGSTTAGNSGNLAGNYTVRSLHF
- a CDS encoding aromatic-ring hydroxylase C-terminal domain-containing protein, which produces MSGVGFEAVLVRPDGVVAWAGAPESVEQALTRWFGSGEQA
- a CDS encoding nSTAND1 domain-containing NTPase — its product is MPRAEQPLPDNTEPLTCFARDLRRLRVQAGSPPYRELARRSHYSPTTLADAAGGKRLPSLAATLAYVRACGGDTEPWEARWRQVSADLCPVPESGHREPDRSGKAPYVGLAAFQSEDSVRFFGREEIVRTLARRMDGQRFLALFGASGAGKSSVLRAGLLPARGDQGPVLLMTPGQRPVEECAVRLAAVTGGSAPTFRAGLAEGPDGLHLLARQLLDGRDGELLVVVDQFEEVFTLCADPAEREAFLALLLHAVRAETSRVRVLLGVRTDFLTHCAAHPELANALQDAQVLLGPMTADELREAVTRPALETGHRLESALLAVLMAEAAGRPGALPLLSHALLETWYRRRGNVLTLRGYQEAGGIAHALARTAETVYAGLDEAGQEIARDLFLRLTALGEGTEDTRRRVHRAELDSSPAAAHVVEALTAARLVTADGDTLEISHEVLLHAWPRLHDWLSADREGLRVHRQLTEAAATWESLHRDPAALYRGSRLDRALDWSDGETARPTTREREFLAASRRDREEETTRGRRRQRRQQQLVAAVLVFGLIAGLAALVAGGQWASAARQRDDATYRHVVAEADRLAEADPTLSARLLLAAHRLRPDDEAVHTRLLGTGTRPLATTTAAHPGRAYQVAYGKDGSWIATTGDDGTVRLWQVRDRQHLEPMGAPLTGGQGWLLSLRLNADSSLLVAVGQHGRALLWNVRDPRKPERLPDLPGPKDTHVYETHFHPGGRKLATAHSDGTVRLWDLTDPQRPVQEREWTVGARQQAFAVAFSQDGRTLAAAGERGAVHLWDLAQPNRAPRTVDTGSGSVLVLAFHPGGQVLVTGGREGVVRLWEVTTGAAVGLPLAGHRGDVWYAGFNARGDVLVTAGGDGAALLWNSTAPASVTRIGPPLSGSGSTVYAAALSPDGTVLATVANDGRIRLWDLPSALLLGHHQRVDSVSVRPDGGLVALADRGNVVRLWRTGSAEVPRQMTELPAPAHRSLCTQCPTQTRFTPDGRLLVVLTNTSVLRLVDVADPEHPVVKFEKVLGTSFTSALALSPDGRVLAVGEDDFSTRLWDISDPEQPKPLGSLAGHEGEVGVLVFRPDGKVIASMGTDSAVILWDVSDPRYPRRKGTARVEGIAGAMAFSPDGTVLAETSEEPRIWLWDVHDLSAPVRRPEPLTGHTKAVTAVRWSPDGRHLVTAGADHSVRQWRLTGPNRPAAVGEGVPISGGAGSVLAFLPGDRLLAGDGTNTVRVLDLSVPRAVERICRTADPLDEQRWRQHLPGLPYQRTCPGG